A single genomic interval of Chitinivorax sp. B harbors:
- a CDS encoding thiol:disulfide interchange protein DsbA/DsbL, which translates to MKLIKRLFAAVTVAGLMAVGAAQAAEPYSSLPQAQPTQSKEKIEVIEFFSYHCPHCYHLDPTLSAWVAKLPGDVQFRRVHVAWPGMTNIQPYTKLFHTMQALGVQDKLHMPLFDAIQKQKIEVRNPEIAADWFAKQGIDKAKFNQAFSSFGVESGARQAETISKNYRIDGVPALVINGKYKTSIQDAGGEQQMLAVVDQLIDKERKSMGSKTAADGKGEKKK; encoded by the coding sequence ATGAAATTGATCAAACGACTCTTTGCTGCAGTGACTGTTGCTGGCCTGATGGCCGTGGGTGCCGCCCAGGCTGCGGAACCTTATTCCTCGCTGCCGCAGGCGCAGCCTACCCAGAGCAAGGAAAAGATCGAAGTGATTGAGTTTTTCTCCTATCACTGCCCGCATTGCTATCATCTGGACCCGACTTTGAGTGCCTGGGTTGCCAAATTGCCTGGTGATGTCCAGTTCCGCCGTGTGCATGTGGCTTGGCCTGGCATGACCAATATTCAACCTTACACCAAGTTGTTCCACACCATGCAGGCGCTGGGTGTGCAAGACAAGCTGCATATGCCGTTGTTTGACGCGATACAGAAACAAAAGATCGAAGTTCGTAACCCTGAGATCGCTGCAGATTGGTTCGCCAAGCAGGGTATAGACAAGGCCAAATTCAACCAGGCTTTCTCCTCATTTGGTGTTGAATCGGGCGCACGTCAGGCTGAGACCATCAGCAAGAACTACCGTATCGATGGTGTACCAGCGTTGGTTATCAATGGCAAGTACAAAACCAGCATACAAGATGCAGGTGGCGAGCAGCAGATGCTGGCAGTGGTTGATCAGTTGATCGATAAGGAACGCAAGTCCATGGGCAGCAAGACGGCTGCTGACGGCAAAGGCGAGAAAAAGAAATAA
- a CDS encoding SPOR domain-containing protein, whose protein sequence is MTKDYKSSSRSSGRRSGGGGGGGGVWKGMLIGLFVGVAGAVGAALFLNRHNNPFMQPALKPTEPPKMTKPDEPRQPAQTETLKPGVGTKQPDTPEPKRFDFYQILPGNAEPAVAPPAKPAEPVKEQTPATPVPAAEKPGQFLQAGAFQNEADADNLKAKLAMMGVEANIQTTTIPDKGVWHRVRIGPLKSMDEVDKMRQLLTSNGIDSNLVKQKQEAKTARADSANQ, encoded by the coding sequence ATGACGAAGGACTATAAATCCTCTTCCCGCTCGAGCGGCCGCCGCTCTGGTGGGGGAGGCGGTGGTGGCGGTGTCTGGAAGGGCATGCTGATCGGACTGTTCGTAGGGGTCGCAGGTGCTGTGGGTGCGGCGTTGTTCCTGAATCGGCACAACAATCCGTTCATGCAGCCTGCGCTCAAGCCGACTGAGCCCCCGAAAATGACCAAGCCTGACGAGCCCAGGCAACCGGCGCAAACCGAAACCTTGAAGCCAGGGGTAGGTACCAAGCAGCCAGATACGCCAGAGCCAAAACGTTTCGATTTTTATCAAATTTTGCCAGGAAATGCGGAACCAGCTGTTGCGCCGCCTGCCAAACCCGCGGAGCCGGTAAAAGAGCAGACGCCGGCCACACCAGTACCCGCGGCGGAAAAGCCAGGTCAGTTCCTACAAGCTGGCGCATTCCAGAACGAGGCAGATGCAGACAATCTGAAAGCCAAGCTGGCCATGATGGGGGTGGAGGCGAACATCCAGACCACCACCATTCCCGACAAGGGTGTTTGGCATCGTGTTCGCATTGGTCCGTTGAAATCAATGGATGAAGTCGACAAAATGCGCCAGTTGTTGACCAGCAATGGTATCGATTCGAACCTTGTGAAGCAGAAACAGGAAGCCAAGACCGCACGCGCGGATAGTGCCAACCAATAA